In Tiliqua scincoides isolate rTilSci1 chromosome 1, rTilSci1.hap2, whole genome shotgun sequence, the following are encoded in one genomic region:
- the WIPF1 gene encoding WAS/WASL-interacting protein family member 1: protein MPVPPPPAPPPPPTFSQANTEKPALNRSEQAGRNALLSDISKGKKLKKAVTNDRSAPVLDKPKGGGGGSGFHSSGAGGGGGSYGGGGPPGLGGLFPSGMPKLKSTNRDNDSAASRAPVFPPGGRTTSAKPFSPSGGVGRFPGLPSGQRTAAPEPQRNRMPPPRPDAGFRSDTGLPPVPNTPRPIQSSLSSLHNRGPPPVPGASRQMSLGITPPPFPGNRNSGFGGSMRQSTPGSSSPFSNRPPLPPTPGRPTEDKPPPPPPPTGNRPSLNREPSLPPPPPQNNKTSIPSTPRPSFGSPVPPPPPPSRPGPPPVPPMSGGNDEMPRLPQRNISLASCSPPSLPGSGRSGPLPPPPNERPPPPVRDPPSRSGPLPPPPPINRNGSTSRALPATPQLPSRVGFDKHRGGPVPPPPPERPGSGAPPPPPPPSSAIRNGFQDSSCDDEWESRFSFHPLSDLPPPEPYVPMNKSYPSKLARNDNRSGSSRRERGAPPLPPIPR, encoded by the exons ATGCCTGttcccccacctccagctcccccacctcccccaacgTTTTCTCAG GCAAATACAGAAAAGCCTGCCTTGAACAGATCCGAGCAGGCAGGGCGGAATGCGCTTCTATCAGATATTAGCAAAGGGAAAAAATTGAAGAAAGCAGTCACCAATGACAGAAGTGCTCCAGTCCTTGACA aacCTAAAGGTGGCGGTGGTGGCAGTGGCTtccacagcagtggtgctggcggcggcggcggcagctatGGTGGAGGTGGACCCCCTGGCTTAGGAGGCCTCTTTCCATCAGGAATGCCTAAACTTAAATCTACAAACAGAGATAATG ATTCTGCAGCAAGTAGGGCTCCAGTATTTCCACCAGGAGGAAGAACAACATCTGCAAAGCCCTTTTCACCCTCTGGTGGAGTAGGGAGATTTCCAGGCCTGCCTTCTGGACAAAGAactgctgctccagaaccacaGAGAAACCGGATGCCACCTCCAAGACCCGATGCTGGTTTCAGGTCTGACACAGGCCTTCCTCCAGTGCCAAACACCCCAAGACCCATCCAGTCAAGTCTTTCGAGTTTGCACAATAGAGGCCCTCCTCCTGTGCCAGGAGCAAGCAGACAAATGAGCTTGGGGATTACACCTCCACCTTTCCCAGGAAATAGAAATTCAGGATTTGGAGGGTCCATGCGCCAGTCAACACCAGGTAGTTCCTCTCCTTTCTCAAACAGGCCTCCTCTTCCGCCTACACCGGGCAGGCCAACAGAAGACAAGCCACCCCCACCGCCACCTCCAACAGGAAACAGGCCATCCCTCAATAGGGAACCttctctgccacctcctccaCCTCAAAACAACAAGACTTCTATTCCTTCCACGCCCCGACCATCCTTTGGCTCAccagttcctcctccccctcctccaagcAGACCAGGCCCACCGCCAGTTCCACCAATGTCTGGTGGAAATGATGAAATGCCACGGCTCCCTCAAAGGAACATATCACTTGCATCTTGTTCTCCACCAAGCTTGCCTGGCTCTGGTCGTTCTGGGCCTCTTCCTCCCCCGCCAAATGAGAGGCCACCACCTCCTGTAAGAGACCCACCTAGCAGATCAG gacccctcccacctccacccccaatAAATAGAAATGGCAGCACCTCAAGGGCATTGCCAGCCACTCCACAGCTTCCTTCCAGAGTGGGATTTGATAAGCACCGGGGAGGACCGgtgcctccacctcctcctgaGAGACCTGGTTCTGGAGCTCCACCTCCACCCCCTCCACCCTCATCAGCCATCAGAAATGGCTTCCAAGATTCTTCATGTGACG ATGAGTGGGAAAGTAGATTCTCCTTCCATCCTCTATCTGACTTGCCACCTCCAGAGCCATATGTGCCCATGAACAAAAGCTACCCCAGTAAACTGGCAAGGAATGACAATAGAA GTGGATCTAGCCGCAGAGAACGAGGtgcacctcctctcccccctATCCCAAGGTGA